A stretch of DNA from Asticcacaulis sp.:
TAAAAAGACACCCCCTGCCCCGACCGCAAAGATTAGCAGGGCGACGACAAAGCTCCAGAAGTACAGCTCACGGCCATATCCCAGCGGATGGGCCTCGTCCGGCTTGCGCCGCGAGCGATGCATCCCGTACAGCAGCAGCACCTCATTGCCGGTATCGACAAAGCTGTGAATCGCCTCGGAGAGCATGGCCGAAGATCCGGTCATGGCCGCCGCTACCGCCTTGGTGACGGCCACCAGGATATTGCCGATTAGGGCGGCGAATACGACCTTGTTTGATTCGGATGCCATACCGTCTCCGTGGGTGGAGCTTTCGGCGTAAGGCCTCTGACGTAAGGATTCAATGAGACAGCAAAAAGCCCTCCGGCGAGCGGAGGGCTTTCAAATCATTTGCTGTTTTTAGACCGTCCGCGGCTTGCGGAGAAATCGGCGGCGGATGCCGACCAACTGACCGCGCCCCCTCAGGATCAACCGCTCGAACTTGAGCACCTGCTGCCAGAAGATCGAAACCACCTGCGGATTGCGGCGCAGCAGCTTGCGCAACGGCATAACCCAGTTGGGGTGACGGCGCTTGAGATGGATGAACTGGCGGCGTGCCCAGAAGGCATTGCGCAGGATCATGATCAGGCCGACGAGGATCAGGAAATAGTGACCGGGAATGATGATCAGCAGGAAGCCCGCCGCCAGGAAGACAAAGCCGAGCGCAATCATGATCCAGCCCAGCGCCTTCTTCG
This window harbors:
- a CDS encoding cation transporter, yielding MASESNKVVFAALIGNILVAVTKAVAAAMTGSSAMLSEAIHSFVDTGNEVLLLYGMHRSRRKPDEAHPLGYGRELYFWSFVVALLIFAVGAGGVFLRRHCPPAKSGTYGAASNQLYCARTVFGIRRRLMVGGCPVRAGG